The following nucleotide sequence is from Bacillota bacterium.
CTACTATTATAAACCAAAAAGGATTGGGGTGTTTTGAATGAAAAATGGCAAAGTAAGAGTCGGGATTATAGGGGCCGGAAACATCGCCCAAAATGCGCATATACCTTCATATTTGAAGCAAAAGGACGTAGAAATAATTGCAGTTTGCGATATTAATGAATCAAGGGCAAAGGAAGTTGCGAATAAATATGACATAAAGTATGTTACATCAAGTTTCCAGGAACTCATTTCTATTGAAGAAGTAGATGCAGTAAGCATTTGTACGGGAAATAATTTTCATCAACCGGCTGCTGTCGCTGCGGCAAATGCAGGTAAACATATACTTTGCGAAAAGCCGATGGCAATGAATGTCGAAGAAGCCGAATCCATGCTCAGAGCCGCAAAGGAAAATAATATTATATTTATGATGGGATTTGTTAACAGATTCCGGGCAGACAGTAAAGTTATTAAAGCATTGTCCGATGCGGGGAAATTTGGAGATATTTATTCTGCAAAAGCCTGCTGGTTAAGAAGAAGAGGAACTCCCCTTGGATGGTTTACCAACCTTTCAAAGTCCGGTGGCGGTCCTGTTATTGATATCGGGGTCCATGTAATTGATCTGGCATGGTACTTTATGGGCAAACCAAAACCTGTAAGAGTCAGTGCAGTTACATATAATAAAATTGGAAATTATCAGACTAAGGGTGTATCAAGATGGACTGCCCTGGATACCGACAACTTGGTGTTCGAAACTGAAGACTCTGCCTCCGGATTAATAAGGTTTGATAATGGTGCATCCATGTCTTTTGAAGTGAGTTGGGCAATTAACACCAAAGATACAGGCATGTATACCCAAATATTCGGGTCAAAAGCAGGAGCCAGGATCAACCCTCTTGAAATATACAGTGAAGAAGAAAACTACCTGATGGATTCTACACCTATAGTAAGGGATGAAAATGCTTTCGACAACCAAATAAGACATTTTATTGATTGTGTAAAAGAAGGAAAGCAACCAATATCTCCTGCCGAAGACGGGTACCTGGTACAAAAAATTCTTAACGGTATCTACGACTCTGCGAAACTGGGCAAGGAAGTTGAATTATAAGGAAGTTAAATTATAGAGCAGTAGTTCTTTAATATAACACCTAATATAACACTGGCACACACAAGAGACAGGTAGACTTAAAAAGTTCGCCTGTCTCTTTTCCATTTTTTATCACAAATAAATTTCTTTTTTATGCACAATTTAATAATAACTTGTTTTCTATCATCAAACCTAATATTATATTAATTGGGGAGGATTAGCATATGTACCGTCATGTGCATCATTTTAAAATAGAATCGAT
It contains:
- a CDS encoding Gfo/Idh/MocA family oxidoreductase; the protein is MKNGKVRVGIIGAGNIAQNAHIPSYLKQKDVEIIAVCDINESRAKEVANKYDIKYVTSSFQELISIEEVDAVSICTGNNFHQPAAVAAANAGKHILCEKPMAMNVEEAESMLRAAKENNIIFMMGFVNRFRADSKVIKALSDAGKFGDIYSAKACWLRRRGTPLGWFTNLSKSGGGPVIDIGVHVIDLAWYFMGKPKPVRVSAVTYNKIGNYQTKGVSRWTALDTDNLVFETEDSASGLIRFDNGASMSFEVSWAINTKDTGMYTQIFGSKAGARINPLEIYSEEENYLMDSTPIVRDENAFDNQIRHFIDCVKEGKQPISPAEDGYLVQKILNGIYDSAKLGKEVEL